A part of Phoenix dactylifera cultivar Barhee BC4 chromosome 2, palm_55x_up_171113_PBpolish2nd_filt_p, whole genome shotgun sequence genomic DNA contains:
- the LOC103717735 gene encoding probable pectate lyase 8 isoform X1 — translation MTMVTLRWLPLLAFGLLVLLAGGLGWIGGEKVSVSRGGEAARARRSLRAAPTNETSSITERAGRDVVVGAVDDPELVASEVHMTINNHTARRALGYLSCGTGNSIDDCWRCDPEWHRNRKRLADCGIGFGRNAIGGRDGRYYVVTDPGDDDPVNPRPGTLRYAVIQDQPLWIVFKRDMVITLKEELIMNSFKTIDGRGANVHIANGACITIQFVTNIIIHGLHIHDCKPTGNAMVRSSPSHYGWRTMADGDGVSIFGSSHIWVDHCSLSNCADGLIDAIMGSTAITITNNYFTHHNEVMLLGHSDSYVKDKAMQVTIAFNHFGEGLIQRMPRCRHGYFHVVNNDYTHWEMYAIGGSADPTINSQGNRYLAPADPSAKEVTKRVDTDTSEWKSWNWRSEGDLLLNGAYFTPSGAGASASYSRASSLGAKSSSMVASITTDAGVLQCRRNSQC, via the exons ATGACGATGGTGACTCTGAGGTGGCTCCCGCTGCTGGCTTTCGGGCTCCTGGTGCTCCTCGCCGGCGGCCTCGGGTGGATCGGCGGCGAGAAGGTCTCCGTCTCGAG GGGCGGAGAGGCGGCGAGGGCGAGGAGGAGTTTGAGGGCTGCGCCGACCAACgaaacttcctccattactgAGAG gGCCGGGCGGGACGTGGTCGTGGGCGCGGTCGACGATCCGGAATTGGTCGCATCCGAAGTGCACAT GACCATAAACAACCACACGGCGCGGCGGGCGCTGGGGTACCTGTCATGCGGGACCGGGAACTCCATCGATGACTGCTGGCGGTGCGACCCGGAGTGGCACCGCAACCGCAAGCGGCTGGCCGACTGCGGCATTGGGTTCGGACGCAACGCCATCGGGGGCCGGGACGGGCGGTACTACGTGGTGACCGACCCCGGGGACGACGACCCCGTGAACCCCCGGCCGGGGACCCTCCGGTACGCGGTGATCCAGGACCAGCCTCTCTGGATCGTGTTCAAGCGCGACATGGTCATCACCCTCAAGGAGGAGCTCATCATGAACAGCTTCAAGACCATCGACGGCCGCGGCGCCAACGTCCACATCGCCAACGGCGCCTGCATCACCATCCAGTTCGTCACCAacatcatcatccatggcctccACATCCACGACTGCAAGCCCACGGGGAACGCCATGGTCCGCAGCTCCCCCTCCCACTACGGCTGGCGCACCATGGCCGACGGCGACGGCGTCTCCATCTTCGGCTCCAGCCACATCTGGGTCGACCACTGCTCCCTCTCCAACTGCGCCGACGGCCTCATCGACGCCATCATGGGCTCCACCGCCATTACCATCACCAACAACTACTTCACCCACCACAACGAG GTGATGCTGTTGGGCCACAGCGATTCCTACGTGAAGGACAAGGCGATGCAGGTCACCATCGCCTTCAACCATTTCGGCGAAGGTCTCATCCAGAGAATGCCGAG GTGCCGGCACGGTTATTTCCATGTGGTGAACAATGACTACACCCACTGGGAGATGTACGCCATCGGCGGCAGCGCGGATCCGACCATCAACAGCCAGGGGAACAGATACCTTGCCCCTGCCGACCCCTCCGCCAAGGAG GTGACCAAGAGAGTTGACACGGATACTAGCGAGTGGAAGAGCTGGAACTGGAGGTCGGAGGGGGATCTCCTACTGAATGGTGCCTACTTCACCCCCTCTGGAGCTGGAGCCTCTGCGAGCTATTCAAGGGCCTCCAGCCTTGGTGCCAAGTCCTCTTCCATGGTCGCGTCCATCACTACCGACGCCGGGGTCCTTCAATGCCGCAGGAATTCCCAGTGCTAG
- the LOC103717735 gene encoding probable pectate lyase 1 isoform X2, with translation MTMVTLRWLPLLAFGLLVLLAGGLGWIGGEKVSVSRAGRDVVVGAVDDPELVASEVHMTINNHTARRALGYLSCGTGNSIDDCWRCDPEWHRNRKRLADCGIGFGRNAIGGRDGRYYVVTDPGDDDPVNPRPGTLRYAVIQDQPLWIVFKRDMVITLKEELIMNSFKTIDGRGANVHIANGACITIQFVTNIIIHGLHIHDCKPTGNAMVRSSPSHYGWRTMADGDGVSIFGSSHIWVDHCSLSNCADGLIDAIMGSTAITITNNYFTHHNEVMLLGHSDSYVKDKAMQVTIAFNHFGEGLIQRMPRCRHGYFHVVNNDYTHWEMYAIGGSADPTINSQGNRYLAPADPSAKEVTKRVDTDTSEWKSWNWRSEGDLLLNGAYFTPSGAGASASYSRASSLGAKSSSMVASITTDAGVLQCRRNSQC, from the exons ATGACGATGGTGACTCTGAGGTGGCTCCCGCTGCTGGCTTTCGGGCTCCTGGTGCTCCTCGCCGGCGGCCTCGGGTGGATCGGCGGCGAGAAGGTCTCCGTCTCGAG gGCCGGGCGGGACGTGGTCGTGGGCGCGGTCGACGATCCGGAATTGGTCGCATCCGAAGTGCACAT GACCATAAACAACCACACGGCGCGGCGGGCGCTGGGGTACCTGTCATGCGGGACCGGGAACTCCATCGATGACTGCTGGCGGTGCGACCCGGAGTGGCACCGCAACCGCAAGCGGCTGGCCGACTGCGGCATTGGGTTCGGACGCAACGCCATCGGGGGCCGGGACGGGCGGTACTACGTGGTGACCGACCCCGGGGACGACGACCCCGTGAACCCCCGGCCGGGGACCCTCCGGTACGCGGTGATCCAGGACCAGCCTCTCTGGATCGTGTTCAAGCGCGACATGGTCATCACCCTCAAGGAGGAGCTCATCATGAACAGCTTCAAGACCATCGACGGCCGCGGCGCCAACGTCCACATCGCCAACGGCGCCTGCATCACCATCCAGTTCGTCACCAacatcatcatccatggcctccACATCCACGACTGCAAGCCCACGGGGAACGCCATGGTCCGCAGCTCCCCCTCCCACTACGGCTGGCGCACCATGGCCGACGGCGACGGCGTCTCCATCTTCGGCTCCAGCCACATCTGGGTCGACCACTGCTCCCTCTCCAACTGCGCCGACGGCCTCATCGACGCCATCATGGGCTCCACCGCCATTACCATCACCAACAACTACTTCACCCACCACAACGAG GTGATGCTGTTGGGCCACAGCGATTCCTACGTGAAGGACAAGGCGATGCAGGTCACCATCGCCTTCAACCATTTCGGCGAAGGTCTCATCCAGAGAATGCCGAG GTGCCGGCACGGTTATTTCCATGTGGTGAACAATGACTACACCCACTGGGAGATGTACGCCATCGGCGGCAGCGCGGATCCGACCATCAACAGCCAGGGGAACAGATACCTTGCCCCTGCCGACCCCTCCGCCAAGGAG GTGACCAAGAGAGTTGACACGGATACTAGCGAGTGGAAGAGCTGGAACTGGAGGTCGGAGGGGGATCTCCTACTGAATGGTGCCTACTTCACCCCCTCTGGAGCTGGAGCCTCTGCGAGCTATTCAAGGGCCTCCAGCCTTGGTGCCAAGTCCTCTTCCATGGTCGCGTCCATCACTACCGACGCCGGGGTCCTTCAATGCCGCAGGAATTCCCAGTGCTAG
- the LOC103717736 gene encoding sterol 3-beta-glucosyltransferase UGT80A2-like isoform X1 produces MSRSSSDMEASNSDGSSSSPSVIIDRNLPRTSTMPGGTKNTEKSETSSGQHNWERSKIETLGQRNPCDHPAAQLFDDKISVKNKLKMLNRIASLKDDGTVEVDVPSSLEPMPVDIGSEDVAAEPVDEELLDSMDFQYRPPMQIVILIVGTRGDVQPFVAIGKHLQDYGHRVRLATHANFKEFVLTAGLEFYPLGGDPKILAEYMVKNKGFLPSAPSEIPVQRKEIKEIIFSLLQACKDPDVDTGVCFKADAIIANPPAYGHTHVAEALKVPIHIFFTMPWTPTNEFPHPLSRVKQPAGYRLSYQIVDFMIWLGIRDMINDFRKIKLKLRPVTYLSGAQGSASDIPHGYIWSPHLVPKPKDWGPKIDVVGFGFLDLASNYEPPDSLMKWLGSGEKPIYIGFGSLPVQEPEKMTKTIVEALEITGQRGIINKGWGGLGNWAEPKEFVYLLDNVPHDWLFLQCKAVVHHGGAGTTAAGLKAACPTTIVPFFGDQLFWGERVHARGLGPPPIPVDEFTLPRLVDAIKFMMDPKVKERAVELSKAMESEDGVTGAVKAFFKHLPQVLRPQTPPPPSGFIEHLFESVRRCLGCS; encoded by the exons ATGTCCAGGAGCAGTAGCGACATGGAGGCAAGCAACAGCGATGGGTCGAGCTCGTCGCCTTCtg TGATCATTGACAGAAATCTACCCAGGACGAGTACCATGCCTGGTGGAACGAAGAATACTGAAAAGTCAGAGACATCCTCAGGTCAGCATAATTGGGAAAGATCAAAAATTGAGACACTTGGGCAACGTAATCCATGTGATCACCCAGCAGCCCAACTATTTGATGATAAGATTTCTGTTAAAAATAAG CTGAAAATGTTAAATCGAATAGCTTCACTGAAAGATGATGGAACTGTAGAAGTTGATGTTCCGAGCAGTCTTGAACCTATGCCAGTTGATATTGGGTCTGAGGATGTTGCTGCTGAACCAGTTGATGAAGAATTACTAGACTCAATGGACTTCCAGTATAGACCACCCATGCAAATAGTTATTCTTATTGTTGGTACGCGAGGAGATGTGCAGCCTTTTGTTGCTATTGGTAAACATCTACAG GACTATGGACATCGTGTTAGACTAGCAACTCATGCGAACTTCAAGGAGTTTGTATTGACTGCTGGACTGGAGTTTTACCCTTTAGGTGGAGATCCCAAAATTCTTGCTGAAT ACATGGTCAAGAATAAAGGGTTCTTGCCTTCAGCACCTTCAGAGATACCTGTTCAACGAAAAGAGATCAAggaaattatattttcattgctccaaGCCTGCAAGGACCCAGATGTTGATACAGGCGTTTGTTTCAAAGCAGATGCAATAATTGCAAATCCACCAGCATATG GGCATACACATGTGGCAGAGGCGCTAAAGGTTCCAATTCACATATTTTTCACAATGCCTTGGAC GCCAACTAATGAATTTCCTCATCCTCTTTCTCGTGTCAAGCAACCAGCTGGATATAGA CTTTCATACCAAATCGTTGATTTTATGATCTGGCTTGGAATACGGGACATGATAAAtgattttagaaaaataaagttGAAGCTGCGACCTGTTACATATCTTAGTGGTGCCCAGGGTTCTGCCTCAGACATCCCTCATGGTTATATCTGGAGTCCTCATCTTGTCCCCAAACCGAAAG ACTGGGGACCTAAAATTGATGTAGTTGGATTTGGCTTTCTTGACCTTGCATCAAACTATGAACCTCCAGACTCACTTATGAAATGGCTTGGAAGTGGTGAAAAGCCTATTTATATTGGATTTGGCAGCCTT CCTGTCCAAGAACCAGAAAAAATGACCAAGACTATTGTGGAGGCACTGGAGATCACCGGACAGAGAGGTATCATTAACAAGGGGTGGGGTGGCCTTGGGAATT GGGCAGAACCTAAGGAATTTGTTTATTTACTGGATAATGTTCCCCATGACTGGCTGTTCTTGCAGTGTAAGGCAGTG GTGCATCATGGTGGTGCTGGAACAACAGCTGCTGGGCTAAAGGCTGCG TGTCCAACTACCATTGTACCTTTCTTTGGTGATCAGCTTTTCTGGGGGGAGCGTGTACACGCTAGAGGGTTAGGACCCCCACCTATTCCTGTGGATGAATTTACCCTGCCAAGGTTGGTTGATGCAATAAAATTCATGATGGATCCAAAG GTGAAGGAGCGGGCTGTTGAACTGTCCAAGGCTATGGAATCAGAGGATGGGGTGACTGGAGCAGTGAAAGCATTTTT
- the LOC103717736 gene encoding sterol 3-beta-glucosyltransferase UGT80A2-like isoform X2, with product MPGGTKNTEKSETSSGQHNWERSKIETLGQRNPCDHPAAQLFDDKISVKNKLKMLNRIASLKDDGTVEVDVPSSLEPMPVDIGSEDVAAEPVDEELLDSMDFQYRPPMQIVILIVGTRGDVQPFVAIGKHLQDYGHRVRLATHANFKEFVLTAGLEFYPLGGDPKILAEYMVKNKGFLPSAPSEIPVQRKEIKEIIFSLLQACKDPDVDTGVCFKADAIIANPPAYGHTHVAEALKVPIHIFFTMPWTPTNEFPHPLSRVKQPAGYRLSYQIVDFMIWLGIRDMINDFRKIKLKLRPVTYLSGAQGSASDIPHGYIWSPHLVPKPKDWGPKIDVVGFGFLDLASNYEPPDSLMKWLGSGEKPIYIGFGSLPVQEPEKMTKTIVEALEITGQRGIINKGWGGLGNWAEPKEFVYLLDNVPHDWLFLQCKAVVHHGGAGTTAAGLKAACPTTIVPFFGDQLFWGERVHARGLGPPPIPVDEFTLPRLVDAIKFMMDPKVKERAVELSKAMESEDGVTGAVKAFFKHLPQVLRPQTPPPPSGFIEHLFESVRRCLGCS from the exons ATGCCTGGTGGAACGAAGAATACTGAAAAGTCAGAGACATCCTCAGGTCAGCATAATTGGGAAAGATCAAAAATTGAGACACTTGGGCAACGTAATCCATGTGATCACCCAGCAGCCCAACTATTTGATGATAAGATTTCTGTTAAAAATAAG CTGAAAATGTTAAATCGAATAGCTTCACTGAAAGATGATGGAACTGTAGAAGTTGATGTTCCGAGCAGTCTTGAACCTATGCCAGTTGATATTGGGTCTGAGGATGTTGCTGCTGAACCAGTTGATGAAGAATTACTAGACTCAATGGACTTCCAGTATAGACCACCCATGCAAATAGTTATTCTTATTGTTGGTACGCGAGGAGATGTGCAGCCTTTTGTTGCTATTGGTAAACATCTACAG GACTATGGACATCGTGTTAGACTAGCAACTCATGCGAACTTCAAGGAGTTTGTATTGACTGCTGGACTGGAGTTTTACCCTTTAGGTGGAGATCCCAAAATTCTTGCTGAAT ACATGGTCAAGAATAAAGGGTTCTTGCCTTCAGCACCTTCAGAGATACCTGTTCAACGAAAAGAGATCAAggaaattatattttcattgctccaaGCCTGCAAGGACCCAGATGTTGATACAGGCGTTTGTTTCAAAGCAGATGCAATAATTGCAAATCCACCAGCATATG GGCATACACATGTGGCAGAGGCGCTAAAGGTTCCAATTCACATATTTTTCACAATGCCTTGGAC GCCAACTAATGAATTTCCTCATCCTCTTTCTCGTGTCAAGCAACCAGCTGGATATAGA CTTTCATACCAAATCGTTGATTTTATGATCTGGCTTGGAATACGGGACATGATAAAtgattttagaaaaataaagttGAAGCTGCGACCTGTTACATATCTTAGTGGTGCCCAGGGTTCTGCCTCAGACATCCCTCATGGTTATATCTGGAGTCCTCATCTTGTCCCCAAACCGAAAG ACTGGGGACCTAAAATTGATGTAGTTGGATTTGGCTTTCTTGACCTTGCATCAAACTATGAACCTCCAGACTCACTTATGAAATGGCTTGGAAGTGGTGAAAAGCCTATTTATATTGGATTTGGCAGCCTT CCTGTCCAAGAACCAGAAAAAATGACCAAGACTATTGTGGAGGCACTGGAGATCACCGGACAGAGAGGTATCATTAACAAGGGGTGGGGTGGCCTTGGGAATT GGGCAGAACCTAAGGAATTTGTTTATTTACTGGATAATGTTCCCCATGACTGGCTGTTCTTGCAGTGTAAGGCAGTG GTGCATCATGGTGGTGCTGGAACAACAGCTGCTGGGCTAAAGGCTGCG TGTCCAACTACCATTGTACCTTTCTTTGGTGATCAGCTTTTCTGGGGGGAGCGTGTACACGCTAGAGGGTTAGGACCCCCACCTATTCCTGTGGATGAATTTACCCTGCCAAGGTTGGTTGATGCAATAAAATTCATGATGGATCCAAAG GTGAAGGAGCGGGCTGTTGAACTGTCCAAGGCTATGGAATCAGAGGATGGGGTGACTGGAGCAGTGAAAGCATTTTT
- the LOC103717736 gene encoding sterol 3-beta-glucosyltransferase UGT80A2-like isoform X3, whose translation MCSLLLLLDYGHRVRLATHANFKEFVLTAGLEFYPLGGDPKILAEYMVKNKGFLPSAPSEIPVQRKEIKEIIFSLLQACKDPDVDTGVCFKADAIIANPPAYGHTHVAEALKVPIHIFFTMPWTPTNEFPHPLSRVKQPAGYRLSYQIVDFMIWLGIRDMINDFRKIKLKLRPVTYLSGAQGSASDIPHGYIWSPHLVPKPKDWGPKIDVVGFGFLDLASNYEPPDSLMKWLGSGEKPIYIGFGSLPVQEPEKMTKTIVEALEITGQRGIINKGWGGLGNWAEPKEFVYLLDNVPHDWLFLQCKAVVHHGGAGTTAAGLKAACPTTIVPFFGDQLFWGERVHARGLGPPPIPVDEFTLPRLVDAIKFMMDPKVKERAVELSKAMESEDGVTGAVKAFFKHLPQVLRPQTPPPPSGFIEHLFESVRRCLGCS comes from the exons ATGTGCAGCCTTTTGTTGCTATTG GACTATGGACATCGTGTTAGACTAGCAACTCATGCGAACTTCAAGGAGTTTGTATTGACTGCTGGACTGGAGTTTTACCCTTTAGGTGGAGATCCCAAAATTCTTGCTGAAT ACATGGTCAAGAATAAAGGGTTCTTGCCTTCAGCACCTTCAGAGATACCTGTTCAACGAAAAGAGATCAAggaaattatattttcattgctccaaGCCTGCAAGGACCCAGATGTTGATACAGGCGTTTGTTTCAAAGCAGATGCAATAATTGCAAATCCACCAGCATATG GGCATACACATGTGGCAGAGGCGCTAAAGGTTCCAATTCACATATTTTTCACAATGCCTTGGAC GCCAACTAATGAATTTCCTCATCCTCTTTCTCGTGTCAAGCAACCAGCTGGATATAGA CTTTCATACCAAATCGTTGATTTTATGATCTGGCTTGGAATACGGGACATGATAAAtgattttagaaaaataaagttGAAGCTGCGACCTGTTACATATCTTAGTGGTGCCCAGGGTTCTGCCTCAGACATCCCTCATGGTTATATCTGGAGTCCTCATCTTGTCCCCAAACCGAAAG ACTGGGGACCTAAAATTGATGTAGTTGGATTTGGCTTTCTTGACCTTGCATCAAACTATGAACCTCCAGACTCACTTATGAAATGGCTTGGAAGTGGTGAAAAGCCTATTTATATTGGATTTGGCAGCCTT CCTGTCCAAGAACCAGAAAAAATGACCAAGACTATTGTGGAGGCACTGGAGATCACCGGACAGAGAGGTATCATTAACAAGGGGTGGGGTGGCCTTGGGAATT GGGCAGAACCTAAGGAATTTGTTTATTTACTGGATAATGTTCCCCATGACTGGCTGTTCTTGCAGTGTAAGGCAGTG GTGCATCATGGTGGTGCTGGAACAACAGCTGCTGGGCTAAAGGCTGCG TGTCCAACTACCATTGTACCTTTCTTTGGTGATCAGCTTTTCTGGGGGGAGCGTGTACACGCTAGAGGGTTAGGACCCCCACCTATTCCTGTGGATGAATTTACCCTGCCAAGGTTGGTTGATGCAATAAAATTCATGATGGATCCAAAG GTGAAGGAGCGGGCTGTTGAACTGTCCAAGGCTATGGAATCAGAGGATGGGGTGACTGGAGCAGTGAAAGCATTTTT